From the Paenibacillus sp. FSL H8-0548 genome, one window contains:
- a CDS encoding ABC transporter ATP-binding protein — MSTSAKTNASNKNERFVYQDDELIEKPFNWGQLRRLFTYMKPYTKQLMPVIFMMILGTLTRLGVPALVILAIDEAIDPKKGESSISKLLIIAGIMLFLYIIQWASNTYRIKYTNIIGQKVIYDLRNHLFQHIQKLSFRFYDKRPAGSVLVRVTNDVNALQDLFTNGVINLLMDCVQLVGIVIILLAWNFKLGLAVMITVPLMFLVSTTLRKRIRFAWQDVRMKQSRINSHLNESIQGMKVTQAYVQEKDNMGFFNHMNSDNVKSWNKASALNQAFGPVIEITAAIGTFILFWYGSHLIQIGAITIGLFVGFATYIGNFWEPINRLGQMYSQLLIAMASSERIFEFIDEEPTVAELELAKPLPKIKGDVRFEHIVFEYEKGRPALKNVTIDVKAGQSIALVGHTGSGKSTIINLLCRFYDPVEGSVLIDGIDIRNVSIESLRSQVGIVLQDTFIFAGSIRDNIRYGRLNASDDDIVKAAQAVNAHDFIMELPDGYDTQVEERGNMLSMGQRQLLSFARALLADPQILILDEATASIDTETELKIQEALKALLAGRTSFMIAHRLSTIRHADEIIVLDHGQIVEQGNHETLIAKQGVYNGLIEAQYRFL, encoded by the coding sequence ATGAGCACGAGTGCCAAAACAAACGCTAGCAACAAAAACGAACGCTTCGTTTATCAAGACGATGAGCTGATTGAAAAGCCCTTTAACTGGGGGCAATTACGTCGATTGTTCACGTATATGAAGCCTTACACCAAACAATTAATGCCTGTCATATTTATGATGATTCTTGGAACGCTGACACGTCTCGGCGTACCAGCGCTTGTCATTTTAGCGATTGATGAAGCAATTGATCCAAAGAAAGGCGAATCGAGCATCTCAAAACTGCTGATTATCGCAGGTATAATGCTATTTTTGTATATTATTCAATGGGCATCTAATACGTATCGAATCAAATATACGAATATTATCGGGCAAAAGGTTATTTACGACCTCAGAAATCATTTGTTTCAGCACATTCAGAAGCTTAGCTTCCGTTTCTATGATAAGCGTCCAGCAGGCTCCGTGCTTGTTCGTGTAACGAATGACGTTAACGCACTTCAGGACCTGTTTACGAACGGGGTCATCAACCTGCTGATGGATTGTGTCCAGTTAGTTGGGATCGTCATCATTTTGCTTGCATGGAACTTTAAGCTGGGTCTCGCGGTTATGATAACGGTGCCTCTCATGTTTCTTGTATCAACAACGCTTCGCAAACGGATTCGTTTTGCTTGGCAGGATGTACGAATGAAGCAATCTCGGATCAACTCACACTTGAATGAAAGTATTCAAGGAATGAAGGTTACACAGGCGTATGTGCAAGAAAAGGATAATATGGGCTTCTTTAATCATATGAACTCAGATAATGTTAAATCTTGGAATAAAGCATCGGCATTAAACCAAGCCTTTGGTCCGGTTATTGAAATTACAGCTGCTATCGGAACTTTCATATTATTTTGGTACGGTTCTCATCTGATTCAAATCGGAGCCATTACCATCGGTTTGTTTGTCGGTTTCGCGACCTATATCGGAAACTTCTGGGAGCCGATCAATCGTCTCGGGCAAATGTATTCCCAGCTGCTTATTGCAATGGCATCATCGGAGAGAATCTTTGAGTTTATTGATGAGGAGCCAACGGTTGCGGAACTCGAACTAGCGAAACCACTGCCTAAAATTAAAGGTGATGTAAGGTTTGAGCATATTGTGTTTGAGTATGAGAAGGGCAGACCGGCGCTGAAAAACGTAACCATTGATGTGAAAGCCGGTCAATCCATTGCATTAGTCGGTCATACCGGCTCAGGCAAAAGCACGATCATTAACTTGCTCTGCCGTTTCTATGATCCGGTTGAAGGCAGTGTGCTTATCGACGGCATAGATATCCGTAATGTCAGCATTGAAAGCCTGCGCTCTCAGGTCGGTATCGTCCTTCAGGATACTTTTATTTTTGCAGGCTCGATTCGGGATAACATTCGATATGGGCGACTGAACGCATCGGATGACGACATTGTAAAGGCGGCACAGGCTGTTAATGCACATGATTTTATTATGGAATTGCCAGATGGATACGATACGCAAGTAGAGGAGCGCGGAAATATGCTCTCGATGGGTCAGCGCCAGCTTCTGTCGTTCGCACGCGCATTGCTTGCAGATCCGCAAATTCTCATTCTGGATGAAGCAACAGCAAGTATTGATACTGAAACAGAGCTGAAAATTCAAGAGGCGCTTAAAGCGTTATTGGCAGGCCGCACTTCCTTTATGATTGCGCATCGACTGTCAACCATCCGACATGCCGACGAGATAATTGTGCTTGACCATGGTCAAATTGTTGAACAGGGCAACCACGAAACTCTTATTGCGAAGCAAGGGGTATATAACGGATTAATTGAAGCGCAATATCGCTTTTTATAA